One genomic segment of Desulforamulus reducens MI-1 includes these proteins:
- a CDS encoding GGDEF domain-containing protein: MDDARRPHPTVSSWQDYPDLAQSSLKTKNGVLVFPKPEISYEVITRENAMKLVQAVKDFSDAIVVDLGTDHRMPHYEAFIKAADTAFLVVDCDEKALVRLKSFIHNNAINPQNGWILAINSRERNATYSTKEFVRIAKGLNNVTKVIEIPFFKEIEKQFPKTFPPSSSVAKEIFNILQGGSVKKSILTDGIKYLKNNMSCISNSNEEEEISNQSFEVLINGELINYCSLKEINNIEDSIEAIFLPTDFSNIYEVIKELRRKTALQKVAIVTIGNYDSKLIESGADECFQKISPEVLKIVKTKAQKLRGLWHKANIDELTGCYQRNFMDECFNHAIQNHKEKGEPFSVNIFDLNDFKNINDTHGHNAGDLVLKAFGQHLCTTCRDIDIPIRSGGDEFILILPNETLETAKIVAERIRSSWQGVFTSPSGRFTATFSVGISQAGADGVTQEQLLNAADRRMYQDKQKFKSNVICKYKKITTNSLMVTTNLVEIDQLIQNNKKPLVVIDADKGQLINTLDINPNTAWQHDWRIGLAATPAKIGKKTELYSIPPDETDIEWEERDLRVLKEIVLQAIKAKKKVVIVADKLYPEISERLSSIS, from the coding sequence ATGGATGACGCTCGAAGGCCTCATCCCACGGTTTCCTCATGGCAAGACTATCCTGACTTAGCCCAGTCATCACTTAAAACCAAAAATGGTGTTTTAGTATTTCCTAAACCGGAAATATCTTATGAAGTAATCACCCGAGAAAACGCAATGAAGTTGGTTCAGGCGGTAAAGGATTTTTCCGACGCTATTGTTGTTGATCTAGGAACAGACCACAGGATGCCCCATTACGAGGCTTTTATAAAAGCTGCGGATACAGCTTTTCTTGTGGTTGATTGTGATGAAAAAGCCTTGGTTCGTCTAAAATCATTTATACATAACAATGCAATAAATCCCCAGAATGGGTGGATTTTAGCTATCAATTCCAGGGAAAGGAACGCAACCTATTCTACAAAAGAATTTGTACGTATTGCTAAGGGTCTAAACAATGTAACCAAGGTAATTGAAATACCTTTTTTCAAGGAAATTGAGAAACAGTTCCCTAAGACGTTTCCTCCAAGTTCCTCAGTTGCTAAAGAAATATTTAATATTCTCCAAGGGGGCTCAGTGAAAAAATCAATCCTAACAGATGGAATAAAATATCTAAAAAATAATATGAGTTGCATAAGTAATTCAAATGAAGAAGAGGAGATCTCTAATCAATCATTTGAAGTTTTGATCAATGGTGAATTAATAAATTATTGCAGCTTGAAAGAAATCAATAACATCGAAGATAGTATAGAAGCCATCTTTTTACCAACTGATTTTTCAAATATCTATGAAGTTATAAAAGAGCTGCGGAGAAAGACTGCTTTGCAAAAAGTCGCTATTGTAACCATTGGAAATTACGATTCCAAATTAATTGAATCAGGTGCTGATGAGTGTTTTCAAAAAATAAGCCCCGAAGTATTAAAAATAGTCAAGACTAAGGCCCAGAAATTAAGGGGGTTGTGGCATAAGGCAAATATAGACGAATTAACTGGTTGTTATCAGCGAAATTTTATGGACGAATGTTTTAACCACGCCATTCAAAATCATAAGGAGAAAGGGGAACCTTTTTCAGTAAACATCTTTGACCTTAACGACTTTAAAAATATAAATGATACTCATGGTCACAACGCTGGGGATTTGGTACTCAAAGCCTTTGGTCAACATCTCTGTACTACGTGTAGAGATATAGATATTCCTATCCGGAGTGGTGGGGATGAATTTATACTCATTCTTCCTAACGAAACTCTTGAAACAGCAAAAATAGTAGCAGAAAGAATAAGGTCAAGTTGGCAGGGAGTGTTCACATCTCCCAGTGGAAGATTCACGGCAACCTTCTCTGTTGGTATTTCTCAGGCAGGAGCAGACGGGGTTACCCAAGAGCAATTATTAAATGCGGCTGATAGAAGAATGTATCAGGACAAACAAAAATTCAAAAGCAATGTTATTTGTAAATATAAAAAAATAACCACGAATAGCCTTATGGTTACAACAAATCTCGTTGAGATAGACCAGCTCATTCAAAATAACAAAAAACCCCTGGTTGTTATCGATGCCGATAAAGGCCAACTAATAAACACGTTGGATATCAATCCAAATACAGCCTGGCAACATGATTGGCGCATAGGTTTGGCTGCTACACCTGCCAAAATCGGCAAGAAAACAGAGTTGTATTCTATCCCTCCGGATGAAACCGATATCGAATGGGAAGAAAGGGATCTAAGGGTATTAAAAGAAATTGTCCTGCAGGCTATTAAAGCCAAGAAAAAAGTTGTGATTGTAGCCGATAAACTCTATCCCGAAATTTCAGAAAGACTCTCCAGTATTTCATAG
- a CDS encoding AAA family ATPase, with amino-acid sequence MIKIIYFYGSETLRKKLSMLALSNQPDKAKYAVIEMPGGLDAIDNIPPGIPIFAVVTAVMSFPELKVIHTHNGVKVMNPEKIIEELSGIMPAQPNDDFDLFFDEPVPQEQKNDAFTGSEDQPDKFNLAPRQQKEIMHEPVIDYPVRKNYLSRPSTKAKVIISFSADTGIGKTTVASNLGCYAAKLGIKDPVVVDFDLGVGNLDVAVGMVNEQDRQKLMDKKVLPSGGSWATVIDWRNHAGTLKQNTLKHHSGFYVLPSYNQEGIDEISPSEAQELIDILSETYGLVVIDMGHRASEPHARMALEMADTVILVAGQTQKTLARITDFLKQSGGPKNNMQLLFNMVDPLKRYDPSQVAEKLGFKSYHEIHMDGKSSVAAERRRKLFVELNGSTAGEELKKFAHTILPVDDYPETEETKSSILTGLNPFNKLSKIFKRRD; translated from the coding sequence GTGATAAAAATTATATACTTCTACGGTTCAGAAACCCTTAGAAAAAAGTTATCGATGCTAGCCTTATCGAATCAGCCAGACAAAGCAAAATATGCTGTTATTGAAATGCCCGGGGGCTTAGATGCCATTGATAATATACCCCCTGGTATTCCCATATTTGCTGTTGTTACTGCTGTCATGTCCTTCCCGGAACTGAAGGTCATCCATACTCATAATGGGGTCAAGGTTATGAATCCAGAAAAAATTATTGAGGAACTATCAGGTATCATGCCTGCTCAACCCAATGACGATTTTGATCTATTCTTTGATGAGCCAGTCCCACAAGAACAGAAAAATGATGCTTTTACAGGCTCAGAAGACCAACCCGATAAATTTAACCTGGCGCCAAGACAACAGAAAGAAATAATGCATGAACCGGTTATTGATTATCCTGTAAGAAAGAATTATCTTAGCAGGCCTTCCACTAAAGCTAAGGTAATCATTTCTTTTTCAGCCGATACAGGTATCGGGAAAACAACCGTGGCCTCTAACCTTGGTTGCTATGCAGCCAAGCTGGGGATAAAAGACCCCGTGGTTGTAGACTTCGACTTGGGCGTTGGCAATTTGGATGTGGCTGTGGGTATGGTCAATGAGCAAGATCGGCAAAAACTTATGGACAAAAAAGTCCTTCCCAGTGGGGGAAGCTGGGCCACGGTAATTGACTGGCGCAACCACGCGGGGACCCTAAAGCAAAATACCCTCAAACATCATTCAGGCTTTTATGTTTTACCATCGTACAACCAGGAAGGCATTGATGAAATATCTCCTTCTGAAGCCCAGGAACTCATTGATATTTTGTCAGAGACCTATGGGCTTGTGGTAATTGACATGGGGCACAGGGCATCTGAACCCCATGCACGCATGGCTCTGGAGATGGCTGACACCGTTATCTTAGTGGCCGGTCAGACACAAAAAACCCTGGCTAGAATCACAGACTTTCTAAAACAGTCCGGTGGTCCCAAGAATAATATGCAGTTGTTATTTAACATGGTGGACCCATTGAAACGGTACGATCCTTCTCAGGTGGCAGAAAAACTGGGCTTTAAGTCTTACCACGAGATCCATATGGATGGTAAAAGTTCTGTGGCGGCTGAACGGAGACGGAAACTGTTTGTAGAGCTTAACGGCAGCACTGCCGGAGAAGAGCTAAAGAAATTTGCACATACCATCCTGCCAGTGGATGACTATCCTGAAACAGAAGAAACTAAGTCCTCCATACTAACAGGGCTTAACCCATTTAATAAGCTATCAAAAATCTTCAAAAGGAGGGACTAA